CAAAATGGTGGTTGTATCGGGATTTTCCCCGCAGGTGAAGTATCCAATCGAAATAATGAATTCGGAGAAATTTTAGATAAAGCTTGGGAGAAACCAGCACTTAAGCTCATTAAAAAGTCAAAAGTTCCGGTCATTCCTATGTATTTTCATGCAAGAAACAGCCGTCTCTTCTATCAGATGGCAAAACTTCATCCTGATTTACAAACACTTTTATTGCCTTCAGAAATGATGAACAAGAGAGAGAAGCCGATTCGTGTACGAATTGGAAAACCTGTATCGGTAAAAGTGATGGAAGATTATGATTCGATTGAAGAATTAGGCGAGTTTCTGCAAAAGAAAATCTATATGCTGAAGTCCTATTATGACAAAAGAAAATCACTTACAGAACGCTTAAATATTCCAAATTTAAAGCTTAATTTTCCCCTTACCAAAGAGGCAAATGTAGTTCAGAATATCATTGATGAAACACCGAAAGAGGACATTGTAAAAGAGATAGAAGCACTGCATAAAGCGGACAAAATGCTTTTTCGAAACGGTAATTACGAAATCTTTTTTGCACAATATGGAGAGATTCCCTCTATTATGCGGGAAATCGGAAGACAGCGTGAATTAACTTTCAGGAAAATAGGAGAGGGCAGTAACTTGCCTTTTGACCTTGATGAATATGATGAGCATTACCACCATCTTTTTTTATGGGACAGTGCCGCACAAAAGCTCGTTGGTGCTTACAGAATGGCGCTGGGAAGTGAGGTGATGAAAAAGTATGGGATCGATGGGTTTTACACGAGTTCTCTGTTTGAGTTTGATCCGGAACTGCGCCCATTTTTCCGTAAAGTGATTGAAATGGGTCGCGCTTACATTTCTTGCGAATATCAGCAGAAACCTTTGCCGCTTTTTCTTTTATGGCGCGGTATCGTGCATG
This DNA window, taken from Kaistella carnis, encodes the following:
- a CDS encoding lysophospholipid acyltransferase family protein: MSLISKSDLIKASGLSKLGFLKNPAASVIMRLTKIDAVNDLYDTLKNKTGKDFFDSFVRERDLKYIVFEEDLARIPKSGPFIIVSNHPLGAIDGILMTKILTEIRPDFKIMGNFLLEKIEPMRPYVISVNPFENRKELRNSSLGMRETLSHLQNGGCIGIFPAGEVSNRNNEFGEILDKAWEKPALKLIKKSKVPVIPMYFHARNSRLFYQMAKLHPDLQTLLLPSEMMNKREKPIRVRIGKPVSVKVMEDYDSIEELGEFLQKKIYMLKSYYDKRKSLTERLNIPNLKLNFPLTKEANVVQNIIDETPKEDIVKEIEALHKADKMLFRNGNYEIFFAQYGEIPSIMREIGRQRELTFRKIGEGSNLPFDLDEYDEHYHHLFLWDSAAQKLVGAYRMALGSEVMKKYGIDGFYTSSLFEFDPELRPFFRKVIEMGRAYISCEYQQKPLPLFLLWRGIVHVCLRNPGHKFLMGGVSISDKFSEFSKSLMIEFMRSNYYDSAVAQYIHPKHEFKVKLKDRDKNLFFDEVESDLNKLDKIIDDLEPEMRLPVLIKKYIKQNAKVISFNVDPSFNDAIDGLMYIRISELPESTIKPVLEEMSEKIRREENNDADNQ